From Deferrisoma camini S3R1, the proteins below share one genomic window:
- a CDS encoding tRNA-queuosine alpha-mannosyltransferase domain-containing protein, producing MGSAVRVALIEPFFGGSHRAVAEGWIRHTRHEIRAFTLPPRFWKWRMRGAAFEVARRLSAGAGEWDVVWATSLMDVAHLRALLPRRIPTAVYFHENQVAYPARPGEDPPERDLQYAFTNLASALAADRVLFNSAFQRDAFLTGLSALVRRMPDAEPRWAVDAIAQKSEVLWPGVDLADVPAPFPRPPGPLTILWNHRWEHDKAPEVFFGVLTSLADEGVPFRVAVAGERFGRVPAVFARARERLADRIVHWGYVEDRREYTGLLARCQVVVSTARQENFGLSVVEAAYAGAHPLVPARLAYPEVVPEPLRERCLWQDQADLHHRLRALCLGTENPLDPRVLREGFSRYAWKVRVTAFDETVLRLSGLTRDVV from the coding sequence ATGGGGTCCGCAGTTCGGGTCGCGTTGATCGAGCCGTTTTTCGGGGGGAGCCATCGGGCCGTGGCCGAGGGCTGGATTCGTCACACCCGACACGAGATCCGGGCGTTCACCCTGCCGCCGCGGTTCTGGAAATGGCGGATGCGCGGGGCGGCCTTCGAGGTGGCTCGCCGCCTGTCGGCAGGGGCGGGGGAGTGGGACGTGGTGTGGGCCACGTCGCTCATGGACGTGGCCCACCTGCGGGCCCTGCTGCCCCGCAGGATCCCCACGGCCGTGTACTTCCACGAGAACCAGGTGGCGTATCCCGCCCGGCCCGGGGAGGATCCGCCGGAACGGGACCTCCAGTACGCCTTCACGAACCTGGCCAGCGCCCTGGCCGCGGATCGGGTGCTGTTCAACTCGGCGTTTCAGCGGGACGCCTTCCTGACGGGGCTGTCGGCGCTCGTGCGACGCATGCCGGACGCGGAGCCCCGGTGGGCCGTGGACGCGATCGCGCAGAAGTCCGAGGTGCTGTGGCCCGGCGTGGATCTGGCGGACGTGCCGGCTCCCTTCCCGCGGCCGCCCGGCCCGCTCACCATCCTGTGGAACCATCGGTGGGAGCACGACAAGGCCCCCGAGGTGTTCTTCGGGGTCCTGACGTCCTTAGCGGACGAGGGGGTTCCGTTCCGGGTGGCGGTGGCGGGAGAGCGGTTCGGGCGGGTCCCGGCCGTGTTCGCGCGGGCCAGGGAGCGCCTGGCCGACCGGATCGTGCACTGGGGGTACGTGGAGGACCGGCGGGAGTACACCGGGTTGTTGGCCCGGTGCCAGGTGGTGGTGAGCACCGCGCGGCAGGAGAACTTCGGCCTCAGCGTGGTCGAGGCGGCCTACGCCGGCGCCCACCCCCTGGTGCCCGCCCGCCTGGCCTATCCCGAGGTGGTGCCGGAGCCGTTGCGGGAGCGGTGTCTGTGGCAGGACCAGGCCGACCTGCACCACCGGCTGCGGGCCCTGTGTCTGGGGACGGAAAACCCATTGGATCCCCGGGTGTTACGGGAAGGGTTCTCGCGATACGCCTGGAAGGTGCGCGTAACGGCGTTTGACGAAACCGTGCTGCGCCTTTCCGGTTTGACCCGAGATGTGGTATAA
- a CDS encoding DUF362 domain-containing protein, with translation MDSEIFFADLRTRHRRTLFDKIEDLLRRAGIERCVRTGDLVAVKLHFGERGNASFLRPVFVRRVVDLLKELGAKPFLTDTNTLYRGSRTDAVSHLETAVLHGFSYATVVAPVVIAGGLRGNTGLKIPVSGKHFREASVAAEIVHADALVVLTHFKGHDVAGFGGAIKNLGMGCATREGKLAQHSDVSPKVKAKRCVACGECVKWCAHAAITVDEKARIHPDRCVGCGECILTCPTGAIQIRWTEGPLTMQEKMAEYALAALHGKQDRAVFLNFLTQVSPACDCHGHNDAAIVPDVGLTAGRDPVAIDQASVDLVNACPGREDSALRSNREPGGDKFRGVYPQIDWSVQLAHAERIGLGTRGYRLTRLDS, from the coding sequence ATGGACTCCGAGATCTTCTTCGCCGACCTTCGGACCCGCCACCGCCGCACCCTGTTCGACAAGATCGAGGATCTGCTGCGGCGGGCCGGCATCGAACGGTGCGTGCGCACCGGGGACCTGGTGGCCGTCAAGCTCCATTTCGGTGAGCGGGGCAACGCCTCGTTCCTGCGGCCGGTGTTCGTCCGGCGCGTGGTGGACCTGCTCAAGGAGCTGGGGGCCAAACCGTTCCTGACCGACACCAACACCCTGTACCGGGGAAGCCGCACCGACGCGGTGAGCCACCTGGAGACCGCCGTGCTTCACGGGTTCTCCTACGCCACGGTCGTGGCCCCGGTCGTCATCGCGGGGGGGCTCCGGGGGAACACCGGCCTGAAGATCCCCGTTTCGGGCAAGCACTTCCGCGAAGCCTCGGTGGCCGCCGAGATCGTGCACGCCGACGCGTTGGTGGTGTTGACCCACTTCAAGGGGCACGACGTCGCGGGGTTCGGCGGGGCCATCAAGAATCTCGGCATGGGGTGCGCCACCCGCGAGGGCAAGCTGGCCCAGCACTCGGACGTCTCGCCTAAGGTCAAGGCGAAACGGTGCGTCGCCTGTGGAGAGTGCGTCAAGTGGTGCGCTCACGCCGCCATCACCGTCGACGAGAAGGCCCGGATCCATCCCGACCGATGCGTCGGCTGCGGGGAATGCATCCTCACCTGCCCCACGGGCGCGATCCAGATCCGGTGGACCGAGGGCCCGCTCACCATGCAGGAGAAGATGGCCGAGTACGCATTGGCCGCGCTCCACGGGAAACAGGACCGAGCCGTGTTCCTGAACTTCCTGACCCAGGTCAGCCCGGCGTGTGACTGCCACGGCCACAACGACGCCGCCATCGTGCCCGACGTCGGGCTCACCGCCGGCCGCGACCCGGTGGCCATCGACCAGGCCTCGGTCGATCTCGTCAATGCCTGCCCCGGCCGGGAGGACTCGGCCCTCCGGTCCAACCGCGAGCCCGGGGGGGACAAGTTCCGGGGGGTGTACCCCCAGATCGACTGGTCCGTCCAACTCGCCCACGCCGAGCGGATCGGCCTGGGGACCCGGGGGTACCGTCTCACGAGGCTCGATTCCTGA
- a CDS encoding CarD family transcriptional regulator, translated as MFRIGDKVVYPGHGVGEVVAIESREMMGNRMDVYVLRILDKGMTIIVPVAKSEEVGLREVMGGEEIDRVFHVLRERNRVSDGQTWNRRFRAYSEKIRTGSALEIAKVLRDLYLLRAGKSLSYGEKRMLNTAMELLAQEIAVASGEPPQRAEARILSAFSDVSAKPEG; from the coding sequence ATGTTCCGGATCGGCGACAAGGTGGTGTACCCGGGGCACGGCGTGGGCGAGGTGGTGGCCATCGAGTCCCGAGAGATGATGGGCAACCGGATGGATGTGTACGTCCTGAGGATCCTCGACAAGGGGATGACCATCATCGTGCCGGTGGCCAAGAGCGAGGAGGTGGGGCTGCGGGAGGTCATGGGAGGGGAGGAGATCGACCGGGTGTTCCACGTGCTCCGGGAGCGCAACCGGGTGAGCGACGGCCAGACCTGGAACCGCCGGTTCCGCGCCTACAGCGAGAAGATCCGCACCGGCTCCGCGCTGGAGATCGCCAAGGTCCTGCGCGACCTGTACCTGCTGCGGGCCGGCAAGAGCCTTTCGTACGGAGAGAAGCGCATGCTCAACACGGCCATGGAGCTGCTGGCCCAGGAGATCGCCGTGGCCAGCGGCGAGCCGCCCCAGCGGGCCGAGGCCCGGATCCTCTCCGCCTTCTCGGACGTGTCGGCGAAGCCGGAGGGGTAG